From Poecile atricapillus isolate bPoeAtr1 chromosome Z, bPoeAtr1.hap1, whole genome shotgun sequence, one genomic window encodes:
- the LOC131592742 gene encoding NHP2-like protein 1 produces MSEAEVNPKAYPLADAQLTKTLLDLVQQSCNYKQLRKGANEATKTLNRGIAEFIVMAADAEPLEIILHLPLLCEDKNVPYVFVRSKQALGRACGVSRPVIACSITIKEGSQLKPQIQSVQQAIERLLV; encoded by the exons ATG aGTGAGGCAGAAGTGAATCCCAAAGCTTACCCGCTGGCTGATGCACAGCTCACCAAAACACTGCTGGATCTTGTGCAGCAATCCTGCAATTATAAGCAGCTACGCAAGGGAGCCAATGAAG CCACCAAAACACTGAACAGAGGGATAGCGGAGTTCATTGTGATGGCAGCAGATGCAGAGCCCTTGGAGATCATCCTGCACCTCCCTCTTCTCTGTGAAGACAAGAACGTACCTTACGTGTTTGTGCGCTCCAAGCAAGCCCTGGGCCGGGCATGCGGTGTTTCCCGGCCTGTCATCGCCTGCTCCATCACCATCAAGGAGGGATCACAGCTAAAGCCTCAGATCCAGTCTGTACAGCAAGCTATAGAAAGACTTTTGGTCTAA